The proteins below are encoded in one region of Taeniopygia guttata chromosome 15, bTaeGut7.mat, whole genome shotgun sequence:
- the TCTN2 gene encoding tectonic-2 has product MGPAGIGALLLLLLRAAPCPGQLAGDTVFQPSFIHMSGPRVNSIFLGNSSGVNFSIILSPRDAETGKLQLANCSGSKRAGDWNLDVTPGVNTSKVTVSLNRTLELCLPNATECCPSPLCVVETLQVLACRGSVMLAQLLIQAEIFANSSFAGNVSENATIIPNQAFKPLGSCPCNLTAGACDVRCCCDLECTPDLQQLFNGSCFTGVFGGDVNPPYDQLCSSQSMEYTPEWFPFLCVQSSLDNTPFLGYFYHGSTSTPKVSSFKIPLQTSPGKPFTGYREGDPIITEEDEYFTVPQQSMAGQCVGNAPVAYLQNFDVKCLTNLESYKEGLPHDVRINTGTADFIQQNVVYRAITDRGKFITESEKLAAEVLCQNVTFAEHYKFIWKDKNIEQVNVTVFFGSLCHGEILTQRFTVEFLSLNSTNGEELFENPGYQVGKPVKAANLNASDPLGSLDIWQPAGRGLCASTTDRPVLFGVDSYSGCILEVDINEDCSLLRGNVTEKLNALIQATHIGKRDNSSYSDLNDWVEIIRLDPFSSNVSTGGLKGFCPDIPANLNIRIIFAKVGAVQGIPQQEILAVQISYSTVLWQFQCGLGCRNTLSFLPITASVQFIEVPAQPPPPVTRYQKIYAEFDCNQNEVCWPQLLYPLTRFYTGEPYSQCLAKGLFLAFLVLLAIIMSNPWSSKLWNR; this is encoded by the exons GAAAATTGCAACTTGCAAATTGCAGCGGAAGTAAAAGAGCTGGAGATTGGAATTTGGATGTAACTCCTGGTGTG aaCACTTCCAAGGTGACTGTAAGCCTCAACAGAACTCTGGAGCTGTGTTTGCCCAATGCCACCGAGTGCTGCCCCTCACCTCTGTGCGTGGTGGAAACACTCCAGGTTTTAGCCTGCCGTGGTTCAGTgatgctggcacagctcctgatTCAAGCTGAAATATTTGCCAACTCTTCCTTTGCAGGAAATGTGTCAG AAAATGCAACTATCATCCCAAACCAAGCATTTAAGCCCTTGGGCTCTTGTCCTTGTAACTTAACAGCTGGAGCTTGTGATGTTCGCTGTTGCTGTGATCTG gaGTGTACACCAGACTTGCAGCAATTATTCAATGGATCATGTTTCACTGGAGTGTTTGGTGGGGATGTAAACCCACCTTATGATCAGCTGTGCTCTTCCCAGTCAATGGAATATACCCCTGAGTGGTTTCCCTTCCTTTGTGTACAGTCTTCTCTTGACAACACACCATTTCTTGGCTATTTTTATCATGGCTCTAC TTCTACACCCAAAGTGTCTTCATTTAAGATCCCTCTACAAACGTCTCCTGGGAAACCTTTCACTGGTTACAGAGAAGGAGATCCAATTATAACAGAAGAAGATGAGTATTTTACTGTTCCCCAG CAATCCATGGCTGGACAGTGTGTTGGGAATGCTCCTGTGGCCTATCTCCAAAACTTTGATGTCAAGTGCCTGACCAATTTGGAGTCTTACAAGGAAGGCCTGCCCCATGATGTGAGGATAAACACTGGCACTGCAG ACTTCATCCAACAAAATGTTGTCTATAGAGCCATCACTGACAGGGGCAAATTCATCACTGAAAGTG AAAAACTTGCTGCTGAGGTTCTGTGTCAAAATGTAACTTTTGCAGAACATTATAAATTCATTTGGAAAGACAAGAACATTGAGCAAGTAAATGTCACTGTCTTCTTTGGAAGCTTATGTCATGGAG AAATCCTGACACAGAGATTCACAGTCGAATTTCTAAGTTTAAACAGTACTAATGGAGAGGAACTGTTTGAGAATCCAG GGTATCAAGTTGGAAAACCAGTGAAAGCTGCAAATCTGAATGCTTCTGATCCTCTTGGAAGCCTAGACATTTGGCAGCCAG CTGGTAGAGGTTTATGTGCATCAACAACTGACAGACCAGTTCTGTTTGGAGTAGACTCATACTCTGGGTGCATTCTGGAAGTTGATATTAATGAAGATTGCAGCCTTTTAAG AGGAAATGTGACTGAGAAATTGAATGCATTAATACAAGCTACTCACATTGGAAAGAGGGATAATTCCAGTTACAGTGATCTAAATGACTGGGTGGAAATTATAC GTCTTGATCCATTTAGTTCTAATGTGAGCACTGGAGGCTTAAAAGGTTTTTGTCCAGATATTCCTGCAAACCTAAATATTCGTATAATCTTTGCTAAAGTGGGAGCAGTGCAGGGGATTCCCCAGCAGGAAATTCTTGCTGTTCAAATCAG TTACTCAACAGTCTTATGGCAGTTCCAGTGTGGGCTTGGCTGCAGAAACACCCTCAGCTTTCTTCCCATCACAGCTTCTGTTCAGTTCATTGAAGTCCCAGCACAACCACCCCCTCCAGTGACCAG GTATCAGAAGATTTATGCAGAGTTTGACTGCAATCAAAATGAGGTGTGCTGGCCACAACTCCTTTATCCACTGACACGCTTTTACACAG gagaacCATATTCCCAATGTCTTGCTAAAGGCCTTTTTCTGGCATTTCTTGTTTTACTTGCAATAATTATGAGCAACCCTTGGTCTTCTAAATTATGGAACAGATAG